The Toxotes jaculatrix isolate fToxJac2 chromosome 21, fToxJac2.pri, whole genome shotgun sequence genome includes a region encoding these proteins:
- the noc3l gene encoding nucleolar complex protein 3 homolog → MGPPRSKKRRPTFRRLLKTSGVKLENKLKNRQLKQQNVAKKQRKEQKRLRQAVKDAAIRTPRPLETYRKRPEEEEDEEEFLESLPTDMMEDDDLQQMTAMARQASFITRDLSSCGPVHGGKKRSSEVVRSYEKVPRKMARTEEKEVIHLLPIKDKTGVIPQSVERVVKEQQEEEEEEEEEEAAEEPEELENEGEPESVAALTAEQREQLRVQKINQKKLLIASLGSAIISDPFSNMKRVKELRGMLMESDPCVAVTVRKLVMVSLMEIFKDIAPTYRIRPLTPAEKATKVKKETQQLREFEEGLLSQYKFYLEDLEQVIKDWKQKKKKRSQAVGFQSYRSLAEVAVRCLCELLLALPHFNFHNNIIVILVPLMNDPAKKVSDMCCDAFRKLFQQDRVGGASLATVRVVSGLIKSLNYNVRPEVLRTLLSLRIKEVEVKKDIEATAPKRKFMTNKEKKKNLSRMQRKWKKAEEKLEKELLEAEASESKEKKIKLVFSDENEPHSASIEKSASVSQTFIMEEKR, encoded by the exons ATGGGTCCG cctCGCTCGAAGAAGCGTCGGCCGACGTTCCGCCGCCTGCTGAAGACGAGCGGCGTGAAGCTCGAGAACAAGCTGAAGAACCgtcagctgaagcagcagaacGTCGCCAAGAAGCAGCGTAAAGAACAGAAGAGGCTGAGGCAGGCAGTGAAGGACGCTGCCATCAGGACGCCCCGTCCACTGGAGACGTACAGGAAGAGACCAG aggaagaggaggatgaggaggagtttCTGGAGAGTCTGCCCACAGATATGATGGAGGACGATGACCTGCAGCAGATGACCGCCATGGCTCGACAAGCCTCCTTCATCACCAGAGACCTGTCGTCATG CGGGCCGGTGCACGGCGGTAAGAAGCGGAGCTCAGAGGTCGTTCGGAGTTACGAGAAGGTTCCGAGGAAGATGGcgaggacagaggagaaggaggtcaTCCACCTGCTGCCCATCAAAGACAAGACGGGAGTCATCCCACAGAGCGTAGAGAGAG ttgtcaaagagcagcaggaagaggaggaggaggaagaggaggaggaagctgctgaGGAGCCAGAGGAGTTAGAAAATG AGGGGGAGCCAGAGAGCGTTGCGGCgctgacagcagagcagagagagcagctcaGAGTCCAGAAGATAAACCAGAAGAAGCTGCTCATCGCCAGTCTGGGATCAGCCATTATCTCAGACCCCTTCAGTAAT atgAAGCGGGTGAAGGAGCTGCGTGGGATGCTGATGGAGTCTGACCCCTGTGTGGCGGTGACGGTCAGGAAGCTGGTGATGGTTTCTCTGATGGAGATCTTTAAAGACATCGCCCCCACCTACAGGATACGACCCCTGACCCCTGCGGAGAAGGCCACTAAG GTGAAGAAGGAgactcagcagctcagagagtTTGAAGAGGGCCTGCTCAGTCAGTACAAGTTCTACCTGGAGGACCTGGAGCAGGTCATCAAAG ActggaagcagaagaagaagaagcgcAGCCAGGCGGTGGGTTTCCAGTCGTACCGCAGCCTGGCTGAGGTCGCCGTGCGCTGCCTGTGCGAGCTGCTGCTCGCTCTGCCTCACTTCAACTTCCACAACAACATCATCGTCATCCTCGTCCCGCTGATGAACGACCCCGCCAAGAAG gTGTCGGACATGTGTTGTGATGCATTCAGGAAGCTCTTCCAGCAGGACAGAGTGGGCGGAGCTTCGTTGGCCACTGTGAGGGTTGTCTCCGGCCTCATCAAGAGCCTCAATTACAACGTCAGACCTGAG GTGCTGAGGACGCTGCTGAGTCTGAGGATTAAAGAGGTCGAGGTGAAGAAGGACATCGAGGCCACGGCACCAAAGAGGAAGTTCATGAccaacaaagagaagaagaagaacctgTCGAGGATGCAGAGGAAG tGGAAGAAGGCggaggagaagctggagaaggagctgctggaggccgAAGCCTCCGagagcaaagagaagaagatCAAGCTG GTTTTCTCTGACGAGAACGAGCCTCACTCTGCTTCCATCGAGAAATCAGCGAGCGTCTCTCAGACTTTCATCATGGAGGAGAAACGCTGA
- the LOC121175796 gene encoding TBC1 domain family member 12-like isoform X1, with amino-acid sequence MERSGNSMDKPSPCHHHHDPASSADVITQGHTTSPWCSHHCDYGPQGPIRSCSDVRKACDDQGAGPDTSDDVTSTSHTDRVNPNVETNRLCSDSLASCTEGSKVHPCHGLGTDLHLDVPTPSSSSVQPSEASQVDANPVTLTSDSGSQVGDVTSDPGEVSSDDEAFIKEQPWGRPSPPDAAPRPRNTYGRRRSASGELVQGESELQSRRPGIIEYFSSRKQRPVSHSVAGWKLFGKVPPRQSPSKQARIIQQEFEARSSPTHHATRQQNRRKVEFEPLSTTALILEDRPPNLPTKSAEETQRHRQQYEQMVAGAKRRELKEAQRRQQQMKERFRQEEVISSATLVWNQHILPHWDTMRWSRRARDLWWGGLPPSVRGRVWSLAISNELNITAELYEIFLSRAKEKWTSLSETELEDDVSLSGRESSLELITRDISRTFPSLCIFQKGGPYHDLLQSILGAYTCYRPDVGYVQGMSSVAAVFILNMDEIAAFVSFSNLINRPCQLAFYRVDHQLMLRYFGAFQVLFEETLPCLFLYFQSLSLTPDLYLMDWILSLYTKPLPLDVVCRVWDVFFRDGEEFLFRTALGILRLYQDVLLRMDLISIAQFLSRLPDEDLLSDRLFSCISATPVLSGNRKWSQVFSSCGESEPSSS; translated from the exons ATGGAAAGAAGCGGAAACAGCATGGACAAGCCCTCAccatgtcatcatcatcatgaccCCGCCTCATCTGCTGACGTCATCACCCAGGGTCATACCACCAGTCCGTGGTGTTCACATCACTGCGATTATGGCCCACAAGGACCAATCAGAAGCTGCTCTGATGTCAGGAAGGCATGTGACGACCAGGGGGCGGGGCCTGATACAAGTGATGATGTCACCAGTACGTCACATACAGACAGGGTAAATCCAAACGTGGAAACAAACCGTTTGTGCTCAGACAGCTTAGCGTCCTGCACTGAGGGGTCAAAGGTTCACCCCTGTCACGGGCTGGGCACTGACCTCCACCTGGATGTTCCcaccccttcttcttcttctgtacaGCCATCAGAGGCCTCTCAGGTAGATGCAAACCCTGTGACCCTGACCTCGGACTCCGGTTCGCAGGTGGGggatgtgacctctgacccagGGGAGGTCAGCTCCGATGACGAGGCCTTCATCAAGGAGCAGCCGTGGGGCCGACCTAGTCCCCCCGATGCCGCTCCTCGCCCCAGGAACACGTACGGCCGCAGGCGCAGCGCTTCAGGTGAGCTGGTTCAGGGCGAGTCTGAGCTGCAGTCCAGGAGGCCGGGCATCATCGAGTACTTCAGCAG caggaAGCAGCGACCCGTCAGTCACAGTGTTGCTGGTTGGAAGCTGTTTGGAAAAGTTCCTCCGAGACAGAGTCCATCCAAACAGGCCCGGATCATCCAGCAG GAGTTTGAGGCCCGCAGCTCTCCTACCCATCATGCCACGCGGCAGCAGAACAGGAGGAAGGTGGAATTTGAGCCGCTGTCGACCACAGCGCTGATCCTGGAGGACCGCCCACC GAATCTTCCCACCAAGTCGGCCGAGGAGACCCAGAGACACAGGCAGCAGTACGAGCAGATGGTGGCCGGAGCCAAGAGGAGag AGCTGAAGGAGGCtcagaggaggcagcagcagatgaaGGAGAGGTTCCGACAGGAGGAGGTGATCTCCAGCGCCACGCTGGTCTGGAACCAGCACATCCTGCCTCACTGGGACACCAT gagGTGGAGTCGGCGTGCTCGGGACCTGTGGTGGGGGGGCTTACCCCCCAGTGTCCGGGGACGAGTGTGGAGCCTCGCCATCAGCAATGAGCTGAACATCACTGCGG agctGTATGAGATCTTTCTGTCCAGAGCGAAGGAGAAGTGGACGAGCCTCAGTGAGACAGAGTTGGAAG ACGACGTGTCTCTGTCTGGCAGAGAGTCCAGTCTGGAGCTGATCACACGGGACATTTCCAGAACCTTCCCCTCGCTGTGCATCTTCCAGAAG GGTGGTCCTTACCACGACCTGCTGCAAAGCATTCTGGGAGCTTACACCTGCTACAGACCTGATGTGGGATAt GTGCAGGGCATGTCCTCTGTAGCAGCCGTTTTCATCCTGAATATGGACGAAATCGCAGCTTTCGTCAGTTTCTCCAACCTGATCAACAGACCCTGTCAGCTGGCTTTCTACAGAGTGGACCACCAGCTG ATGCTCAGGTATTTTGGGGCCTTCCAGGTGTTATTTGAAGAGACTCttccttgtctctttctttACTTCCAGTCTTTAAgtctgacccctgacctctacCTCATGGACTG gaTCCTGTCTCTCTACACAAAGCCCCTCCCTCTGGACGTGGTGTGCAGAGTTTGGGACGTTTTCTTTCGGGATGGGGAGGAGTTCCTGTTCAGGACGGCTCTGGGCATCCTGAGACTGTACCAGGACGTCCTGCTGCGTATGGACCTCATCAGCATCG CTCAGTTCCTGTCCCGCCTCCCTGATGAAGACCTGCTCTCTGATAGGCTGTTCTCCTGCATCTCAGCCACGCCCGTGCTGAGTGGGAACAGGAAGTGGAGTCAG gtgtTTAGTTCCTGCGGAGAATCAGagcccagcagcagctga
- the LOC121175796 gene encoding TBC1 domain family member 12-like isoform X5 codes for MERSGNSMDKPSPCHHHHDPASSADVITQGHTTSPWCSHHCDYGPQGPIRSCSDVRKACDDQGAGPDTSDDVTSTSHTDRPSEASQVDANPVTLTSDPGEVSSDDEAFIKEQPWGRPSPPDAAPRPRNTYGRRRSASGELVQGESELQSRRPGIIEYFSSRKQRPVSHSVAGWKLFGKVPPRQSPSKQARIIQQEFEARSSPTHHATRQQNRRKVEFEPLSTTALILEDRPPNLPTKSAEETQRHRQQYEQMVAGAKRRELKEAQRRQQQMKERFRQEEVISSATLVWNQHILPHWDTMRWSRRARDLWWGGLPPSVRGRVWSLAISNELNITAELYEIFLSRAKEKWTSLSETELEDDVSLSGRESSLELITRDISRTFPSLCIFQKGGPYHDLLQSILGAYTCYRPDVGYVQGMSSVAAVFILNMDEIAAFVSFSNLINRPCQLAFYRVDHQLMLRYFGAFQVLFEETLPCLFLYFQSLSLTPDLYLMDWILSLYTKPLPLDVVCRVWDVFFRDGEEFLFRTALGILRLYQDVLLRMDLISIAQFLSRLPDEDLLSDRLFSCISATPVLSGNRKWSQVFSSCGESEPSSS; via the exons ATGGAAAGAAGCGGAAACAGCATGGACAAGCCCTCAccatgtcatcatcatcatgaccCCGCCTCATCTGCTGACGTCATCACCCAGGGTCATACCACCAGTCCGTGGTGTTCACATCACTGCGATTATGGCCCACAAGGACCAATCAGAAGCTGCTCTGATGTCAGGAAGGCATGTGACGACCAGGGGGCGGGGCCTGATACAAGTGATGATGTCACCAGTACGTCACATACAGACAGG CCATCAGAGGCCTCTCAGGTAGATGCAAACCCTGTGACCC tgacctctgacccagGGGAGGTCAGCTCCGATGACGAGGCCTTCATCAAGGAGCAGCCGTGGGGCCGACCTAGTCCCCCCGATGCCGCTCCTCGCCCCAGGAACACGTACGGCCGCAGGCGCAGCGCTTCAGGTGAGCTGGTTCAGGGCGAGTCTGAGCTGCAGTCCAGGAGGCCGGGCATCATCGAGTACTTCAGCAG caggaAGCAGCGACCCGTCAGTCACAGTGTTGCTGGTTGGAAGCTGTTTGGAAAAGTTCCTCCGAGACAGAGTCCATCCAAACAGGCCCGGATCATCCAGCAG GAGTTTGAGGCCCGCAGCTCTCCTACCCATCATGCCACGCGGCAGCAGAACAGGAGGAAGGTGGAATTTGAGCCGCTGTCGACCACAGCGCTGATCCTGGAGGACCGCCCACC GAATCTTCCCACCAAGTCGGCCGAGGAGACCCAGAGACACAGGCAGCAGTACGAGCAGATGGTGGCCGGAGCCAAGAGGAGag AGCTGAAGGAGGCtcagaggaggcagcagcagatgaaGGAGAGGTTCCGACAGGAGGAGGTGATCTCCAGCGCCACGCTGGTCTGGAACCAGCACATCCTGCCTCACTGGGACACCAT gagGTGGAGTCGGCGTGCTCGGGACCTGTGGTGGGGGGGCTTACCCCCCAGTGTCCGGGGACGAGTGTGGAGCCTCGCCATCAGCAATGAGCTGAACATCACTGCGG agctGTATGAGATCTTTCTGTCCAGAGCGAAGGAGAAGTGGACGAGCCTCAGTGAGACAGAGTTGGAAG ACGACGTGTCTCTGTCTGGCAGAGAGTCCAGTCTGGAGCTGATCACACGGGACATTTCCAGAACCTTCCCCTCGCTGTGCATCTTCCAGAAG GGTGGTCCTTACCACGACCTGCTGCAAAGCATTCTGGGAGCTTACACCTGCTACAGACCTGATGTGGGATAt GTGCAGGGCATGTCCTCTGTAGCAGCCGTTTTCATCCTGAATATGGACGAAATCGCAGCTTTCGTCAGTTTCTCCAACCTGATCAACAGACCCTGTCAGCTGGCTTTCTACAGAGTGGACCACCAGCTG ATGCTCAGGTATTTTGGGGCCTTCCAGGTGTTATTTGAAGAGACTCttccttgtctctttctttACTTCCAGTCTTTAAgtctgacccctgacctctacCTCATGGACTG gaTCCTGTCTCTCTACACAAAGCCCCTCCCTCTGGACGTGGTGTGCAGAGTTTGGGACGTTTTCTTTCGGGATGGGGAGGAGTTCCTGTTCAGGACGGCTCTGGGCATCCTGAGACTGTACCAGGACGTCCTGCTGCGTATGGACCTCATCAGCATCG CTCAGTTCCTGTCCCGCCTCCCTGATGAAGACCTGCTCTCTGATAGGCTGTTCTCCTGCATCTCAGCCACGCCCGTGCTGAGTGGGAACAGGAAGTGGAGTCAG gtgtTTAGTTCCTGCGGAGAATCAGagcccagcagcagctga
- the LOC121175796 gene encoding TBC1 domain family member 12-like isoform X2, whose translation MERSGNSMDKPSPCHHHHDPASSADVITQGHTTSPWCSHHCDYGPQGPIRSCSDVRKACDDQGAGPDTSDDVTSTSHTDRVNPNVETNRLCSDSLASCTEGSKVHPCHGLGTDLHLDVPTPSSSSVQPSEASQVDANPVTLTSDSGSQVGDVTSDPGEVSSDDEAFIKEQPWGRPSPPDAAPRPRNTYGRRRSASGELVQGESELQSRRPGIIEYFSRKQRPVSHSVAGWKLFGKVPPRQSPSKQARIIQQEFEARSSPTHHATRQQNRRKVEFEPLSTTALILEDRPPNLPTKSAEETQRHRQQYEQMVAGAKRRELKEAQRRQQQMKERFRQEEVISSATLVWNQHILPHWDTMRWSRRARDLWWGGLPPSVRGRVWSLAISNELNITAELYEIFLSRAKEKWTSLSETELEDDVSLSGRESSLELITRDISRTFPSLCIFQKGGPYHDLLQSILGAYTCYRPDVGYVQGMSSVAAVFILNMDEIAAFVSFSNLINRPCQLAFYRVDHQLMLRYFGAFQVLFEETLPCLFLYFQSLSLTPDLYLMDWILSLYTKPLPLDVVCRVWDVFFRDGEEFLFRTALGILRLYQDVLLRMDLISIAQFLSRLPDEDLLSDRLFSCISATPVLSGNRKWSQVFSSCGESEPSSS comes from the exons ATGGAAAGAAGCGGAAACAGCATGGACAAGCCCTCAccatgtcatcatcatcatgaccCCGCCTCATCTGCTGACGTCATCACCCAGGGTCATACCACCAGTCCGTGGTGTTCACATCACTGCGATTATGGCCCACAAGGACCAATCAGAAGCTGCTCTGATGTCAGGAAGGCATGTGACGACCAGGGGGCGGGGCCTGATACAAGTGATGATGTCACCAGTACGTCACATACAGACAGGGTAAATCCAAACGTGGAAACAAACCGTTTGTGCTCAGACAGCTTAGCGTCCTGCACTGAGGGGTCAAAGGTTCACCCCTGTCACGGGCTGGGCACTGACCTCCACCTGGATGTTCCcaccccttcttcttcttctgtacaGCCATCAGAGGCCTCTCAGGTAGATGCAAACCCTGTGACCCTGACCTCGGACTCCGGTTCGCAGGTGGGggatgtgacctctgacccagGGGAGGTCAGCTCCGATGACGAGGCCTTCATCAAGGAGCAGCCGTGGGGCCGACCTAGTCCCCCCGATGCCGCTCCTCGCCCCAGGAACACGTACGGCCGCAGGCGCAGCGCTTCAGGTGAGCTGGTTCAGGGCGAGTCTGAGCTGCAGTCCAGGAGGCCGGGCATCATCGAGTACTTCAGCAG gaAGCAGCGACCCGTCAGTCACAGTGTTGCTGGTTGGAAGCTGTTTGGAAAAGTTCCTCCGAGACAGAGTCCATCCAAACAGGCCCGGATCATCCAGCAG GAGTTTGAGGCCCGCAGCTCTCCTACCCATCATGCCACGCGGCAGCAGAACAGGAGGAAGGTGGAATTTGAGCCGCTGTCGACCACAGCGCTGATCCTGGAGGACCGCCCACC GAATCTTCCCACCAAGTCGGCCGAGGAGACCCAGAGACACAGGCAGCAGTACGAGCAGATGGTGGCCGGAGCCAAGAGGAGag AGCTGAAGGAGGCtcagaggaggcagcagcagatgaaGGAGAGGTTCCGACAGGAGGAGGTGATCTCCAGCGCCACGCTGGTCTGGAACCAGCACATCCTGCCTCACTGGGACACCAT gagGTGGAGTCGGCGTGCTCGGGACCTGTGGTGGGGGGGCTTACCCCCCAGTGTCCGGGGACGAGTGTGGAGCCTCGCCATCAGCAATGAGCTGAACATCACTGCGG agctGTATGAGATCTTTCTGTCCAGAGCGAAGGAGAAGTGGACGAGCCTCAGTGAGACAGAGTTGGAAG ACGACGTGTCTCTGTCTGGCAGAGAGTCCAGTCTGGAGCTGATCACACGGGACATTTCCAGAACCTTCCCCTCGCTGTGCATCTTCCAGAAG GGTGGTCCTTACCACGACCTGCTGCAAAGCATTCTGGGAGCTTACACCTGCTACAGACCTGATGTGGGATAt GTGCAGGGCATGTCCTCTGTAGCAGCCGTTTTCATCCTGAATATGGACGAAATCGCAGCTTTCGTCAGTTTCTCCAACCTGATCAACAGACCCTGTCAGCTGGCTTTCTACAGAGTGGACCACCAGCTG ATGCTCAGGTATTTTGGGGCCTTCCAGGTGTTATTTGAAGAGACTCttccttgtctctttctttACTTCCAGTCTTTAAgtctgacccctgacctctacCTCATGGACTG gaTCCTGTCTCTCTACACAAAGCCCCTCCCTCTGGACGTGGTGTGCAGAGTTTGGGACGTTTTCTTTCGGGATGGGGAGGAGTTCCTGTTCAGGACGGCTCTGGGCATCCTGAGACTGTACCAGGACGTCCTGCTGCGTATGGACCTCATCAGCATCG CTCAGTTCCTGTCCCGCCTCCCTGATGAAGACCTGCTCTCTGATAGGCTGTTCTCCTGCATCTCAGCCACGCCCGTGCTGAGTGGGAACAGGAAGTGGAGTCAG gtgtTTAGTTCCTGCGGAGAATCAGagcccagcagcagctga
- the LOC121175796 gene encoding TBC1 domain family member 12-like isoform X3: MERSGNSMDKPSPCHHHHDPASSADVITQGHTTSPWCSHHCDYGPQGPIRSCSDVRKACDDQGAGPDTSDDVTSTSHTDRPSEASQVDANPVTLTSDSGSQVGDVTSDPGEVSSDDEAFIKEQPWGRPSPPDAAPRPRNTYGRRRSASGELVQGESELQSRRPGIIEYFSSRKQRPVSHSVAGWKLFGKVPPRQSPSKQARIIQQEFEARSSPTHHATRQQNRRKVEFEPLSTTALILEDRPPNLPTKSAEETQRHRQQYEQMVAGAKRRELKEAQRRQQQMKERFRQEEVISSATLVWNQHILPHWDTMRWSRRARDLWWGGLPPSVRGRVWSLAISNELNITAELYEIFLSRAKEKWTSLSETELEDDVSLSGRESSLELITRDISRTFPSLCIFQKGGPYHDLLQSILGAYTCYRPDVGYVQGMSSVAAVFILNMDEIAAFVSFSNLINRPCQLAFYRVDHQLMLRYFGAFQVLFEETLPCLFLYFQSLSLTPDLYLMDWILSLYTKPLPLDVVCRVWDVFFRDGEEFLFRTALGILRLYQDVLLRMDLISIAQFLSRLPDEDLLSDRLFSCISATPVLSGNRKWSQVFSSCGESEPSSS; this comes from the exons ATGGAAAGAAGCGGAAACAGCATGGACAAGCCCTCAccatgtcatcatcatcatgaccCCGCCTCATCTGCTGACGTCATCACCCAGGGTCATACCACCAGTCCGTGGTGTTCACATCACTGCGATTATGGCCCACAAGGACCAATCAGAAGCTGCTCTGATGTCAGGAAGGCATGTGACGACCAGGGGGCGGGGCCTGATACAAGTGATGATGTCACCAGTACGTCACATACAGACAGG CCATCAGAGGCCTCTCAGGTAGATGCAAACCCTGTGACCCTGACCTCGGACTCCGGTTCGCAGGTGGGggatgtgacctctgacccagGGGAGGTCAGCTCCGATGACGAGGCCTTCATCAAGGAGCAGCCGTGGGGCCGACCTAGTCCCCCCGATGCCGCTCCTCGCCCCAGGAACACGTACGGCCGCAGGCGCAGCGCTTCAGGTGAGCTGGTTCAGGGCGAGTCTGAGCTGCAGTCCAGGAGGCCGGGCATCATCGAGTACTTCAGCAG caggaAGCAGCGACCCGTCAGTCACAGTGTTGCTGGTTGGAAGCTGTTTGGAAAAGTTCCTCCGAGACAGAGTCCATCCAAACAGGCCCGGATCATCCAGCAG GAGTTTGAGGCCCGCAGCTCTCCTACCCATCATGCCACGCGGCAGCAGAACAGGAGGAAGGTGGAATTTGAGCCGCTGTCGACCACAGCGCTGATCCTGGAGGACCGCCCACC GAATCTTCCCACCAAGTCGGCCGAGGAGACCCAGAGACACAGGCAGCAGTACGAGCAGATGGTGGCCGGAGCCAAGAGGAGag AGCTGAAGGAGGCtcagaggaggcagcagcagatgaaGGAGAGGTTCCGACAGGAGGAGGTGATCTCCAGCGCCACGCTGGTCTGGAACCAGCACATCCTGCCTCACTGGGACACCAT gagGTGGAGTCGGCGTGCTCGGGACCTGTGGTGGGGGGGCTTACCCCCCAGTGTCCGGGGACGAGTGTGGAGCCTCGCCATCAGCAATGAGCTGAACATCACTGCGG agctGTATGAGATCTTTCTGTCCAGAGCGAAGGAGAAGTGGACGAGCCTCAGTGAGACAGAGTTGGAAG ACGACGTGTCTCTGTCTGGCAGAGAGTCCAGTCTGGAGCTGATCACACGGGACATTTCCAGAACCTTCCCCTCGCTGTGCATCTTCCAGAAG GGTGGTCCTTACCACGACCTGCTGCAAAGCATTCTGGGAGCTTACACCTGCTACAGACCTGATGTGGGATAt GTGCAGGGCATGTCCTCTGTAGCAGCCGTTTTCATCCTGAATATGGACGAAATCGCAGCTTTCGTCAGTTTCTCCAACCTGATCAACAGACCCTGTCAGCTGGCTTTCTACAGAGTGGACCACCAGCTG ATGCTCAGGTATTTTGGGGCCTTCCAGGTGTTATTTGAAGAGACTCttccttgtctctttctttACTTCCAGTCTTTAAgtctgacccctgacctctacCTCATGGACTG gaTCCTGTCTCTCTACACAAAGCCCCTCCCTCTGGACGTGGTGTGCAGAGTTTGGGACGTTTTCTTTCGGGATGGGGAGGAGTTCCTGTTCAGGACGGCTCTGGGCATCCTGAGACTGTACCAGGACGTCCTGCTGCGTATGGACCTCATCAGCATCG CTCAGTTCCTGTCCCGCCTCCCTGATGAAGACCTGCTCTCTGATAGGCTGTTCTCCTGCATCTCAGCCACGCCCGTGCTGAGTGGGAACAGGAAGTGGAGTCAG gtgtTTAGTTCCTGCGGAGAATCAGagcccagcagcagctga
- the LOC121175796 gene encoding TBC1 domain family member 12-like isoform X4, which yields MERSGNSMDKPSPCHHHHDPASSADVITQGHTTSPWCSHHCDYGPQGPIRSCSDVRKACDDQGAGPDTSDDVTSTSHTDRVNPNVETNRLCSDSLASCTEGSKVHPCHGLGTDLHLDVPTPSSSSVQPSEASQVDANPVTLTSDSGSQVGDVTSDPGEVSSDDEAFIKEQPWGRPSPPDAAPRPRNTYGRRRSASGELVQGESELQSRRPGIIEYFSSRKQRPVSHSVAGWKLFGKVPPRQSPSKQARIIQQEFEARSSPTHHATRQQNRRKVEFEPLSTTALILEDRPPNLPTKSAEETQRHRQQYEQMVAGAKRRELKEAQRRQQQMKERFRQEEVISSATLVWNQHILPHWDTMRWSRRARDLWWGGLPPSVRGRVWSLAISNELNITAELYEIFLSRAKEKWTSLSETELEDDVSLSGRESSLELITRDISRTFPSLCIFQKGGPYHDLLQSILGAYTCYRPDVGYVQGMSSVAAVFILNMDEIAAFVSFSNLINRPCQLAFYRVDHQLMLRYFGAFQVLFEETLPCLFLYFQSLSLTPDLYLMDWLLPPPPPPPPPTHTPSGSCLSTQSPSLWTWCAEFGTFSFGMGRSSCSGRLWAS from the exons ATGGAAAGAAGCGGAAACAGCATGGACAAGCCCTCAccatgtcatcatcatcatgaccCCGCCTCATCTGCTGACGTCATCACCCAGGGTCATACCACCAGTCCGTGGTGTTCACATCACTGCGATTATGGCCCACAAGGACCAATCAGAAGCTGCTCTGATGTCAGGAAGGCATGTGACGACCAGGGGGCGGGGCCTGATACAAGTGATGATGTCACCAGTACGTCACATACAGACAGGGTAAATCCAAACGTGGAAACAAACCGTTTGTGCTCAGACAGCTTAGCGTCCTGCACTGAGGGGTCAAAGGTTCACCCCTGTCACGGGCTGGGCACTGACCTCCACCTGGATGTTCCcaccccttcttcttcttctgtacaGCCATCAGAGGCCTCTCAGGTAGATGCAAACCCTGTGACCCTGACCTCGGACTCCGGTTCGCAGGTGGGggatgtgacctctgacccagGGGAGGTCAGCTCCGATGACGAGGCCTTCATCAAGGAGCAGCCGTGGGGCCGACCTAGTCCCCCCGATGCCGCTCCTCGCCCCAGGAACACGTACGGCCGCAGGCGCAGCGCTTCAGGTGAGCTGGTTCAGGGCGAGTCTGAGCTGCAGTCCAGGAGGCCGGGCATCATCGAGTACTTCAGCAG caggaAGCAGCGACCCGTCAGTCACAGTGTTGCTGGTTGGAAGCTGTTTGGAAAAGTTCCTCCGAGACAGAGTCCATCCAAACAGGCCCGGATCATCCAGCAG GAGTTTGAGGCCCGCAGCTCTCCTACCCATCATGCCACGCGGCAGCAGAACAGGAGGAAGGTGGAATTTGAGCCGCTGTCGACCACAGCGCTGATCCTGGAGGACCGCCCACC GAATCTTCCCACCAAGTCGGCCGAGGAGACCCAGAGACACAGGCAGCAGTACGAGCAGATGGTGGCCGGAGCCAAGAGGAGag AGCTGAAGGAGGCtcagaggaggcagcagcagatgaaGGAGAGGTTCCGACAGGAGGAGGTGATCTCCAGCGCCACGCTGGTCTGGAACCAGCACATCCTGCCTCACTGGGACACCAT gagGTGGAGTCGGCGTGCTCGGGACCTGTGGTGGGGGGGCTTACCCCCCAGTGTCCGGGGACGAGTGTGGAGCCTCGCCATCAGCAATGAGCTGAACATCACTGCGG agctGTATGAGATCTTTCTGTCCAGAGCGAAGGAGAAGTGGACGAGCCTCAGTGAGACAGAGTTGGAAG ACGACGTGTCTCTGTCTGGCAGAGAGTCCAGTCTGGAGCTGATCACACGGGACATTTCCAGAACCTTCCCCTCGCTGTGCATCTTCCAGAAG GGTGGTCCTTACCACGACCTGCTGCAAAGCATTCTGGGAGCTTACACCTGCTACAGACCTGATGTGGGATAt GTGCAGGGCATGTCCTCTGTAGCAGCCGTTTTCATCCTGAATATGGACGAAATCGCAGCTTTCGTCAGTTTCTCCAACCTGATCAACAGACCCTGTCAGCTGGCTTTCTACAGAGTGGACCACCAGCTG ATGCTCAGGTATTTTGGGGCCTTCCAGGTGTTATTTGAAGAGACTCttccttgtctctttctttACTTCCAGTCTTTAAgtctgacccctgacctctacCTCATGGACTG gcttctccccccccccccccccccccccccccccacacacacaccctcaggaTCCTGTCTCTCTACACAAAGCCCCTCCCTCTGGACGTGGTGTGCAGAGTTTGGGACGTTTTCTTTCGGGATGGGGAGGAGTTCCTGTTCAGGACGGCTCTGGGCATCCTGA